The Salvelinus sp. IW2-2015 linkage group LG32, ASM291031v2, whole genome shotgun sequence genome includes the window atggtgggggggggggtgggcaatgcaaatagtcagggtagccatttgagtagctgttcaggagtcttatggctcgggggtagaatctgttaagaagcctttccgtgctgtagcagagagaacagtctatgactagggtggctggagtctttgacaatttttagggccttcttctgacatcgcctggtatagaggtcctggatggcaggaagcttggccccagtgatgtactgggccgtacacactaccctctgtagtggcttgcggtcagaggccgagcagttgccataccaggcagtgatgcaacccgtcaggatgctctcgatggtgcagctgtagaacgttttgaggatctgaggacccatgccaaatcttttcagtttcttgagggggaataggctttgtcgtgccctcttcacgactgtcttggtgtgtttggaccatgatagtttgttggtgatgtggacaccaaggaacttgtagctctcaacctgctccactacagctccatcgatgagaataggggcctgctcgtccttcttttcctgtagtccacaatcatctccttcctttgtcttgatcacgttgaggaagaggttgttatcctggcaccacacggccaggtctctgacctcctccctaaaggctctgatcgttgtcagtgatcaggcataccactgttgtgtcataggCAAACTTAACGATTGTGTTGGAGTCATaactggccatgcagtcatgggtgaacagggagtacagaaagggactgagcacgcacccctgaggggccccccgtgttgaggatcagcgtggcagatatgttgttacctacccttaccacctggggtcggcccgtcaggaagtccaggatccagttgcagagtgaggtgtttagtcccagggtccttagcttagtgatgagcttgagggcactatggtgttgaacgctgagctgtagtcaatgaatagcattctcacgtaggtgttcattttgtccaggtgggaaagggtagtgtggagtgcaatagaaattgaatggggcggtatgcaaattggagtaggtctagggtttctgggataatggtgttgatgtgagccatgacaagcctttcaaagcacttcatggctacagacgtgagtgctacaggtcgtagtcatttaggcaggttactgtagtgttcttgagcacagggactatgggggtctgcttgaaacatgttggtattacagactcagtcagggagaggttgaaaatgtcagtgacgacacttgccagttggtcagcgcatactcggagtacacgtcctggtaatccgtctggccctgcagccttgtgaatgttgacctgtttaaaggtcctactcacatcggctacacagagcgtgatcacacagtcatccggaacagctgatgatctcatgcatgcttcagtgttgcttccctCGAAACGAGCGTAGAAGTATTTTAGCTtttctggtaggcttgtgtcactgagcagctcacggctgtgcttccctttgtagtctgtaatagttttcaagcactgccacatccgatgagcatcagacctggtgtagtacgattcaattatagtcctgtattgacgctttgcctatttgatggttcatcagaggacaaagcgggatttcttataagcgtctgggttagagtccctctccttgaaagcggcagctctaccttttagctcagtgcggatgtttcctgtaatccatggcttttggttggggtatgtacgtacggtcactgttgggatgacatcatcgatgcacttattgatgaagccagtgactgatatggtgtactcctcaatgccatcggaagaatcccggaacatattcctgtctatgctagcaaaacagtcctgtagcttagcatctgcgtcatctgaccacttctttattgaccgagtcactggtgcttcctgttttagtttttgcttgtaagcgggaatcatgaggatagaattatggtcagattagcCAAATGGAGGGCGTGGGAGAGCTTTAtactcgtctctgtgtgtggagtaaaggtgatctagagttttttcccctctggttgcacatttaacgtgCTGATAGAAatcaggtaaaacagatttaagtttccctgcgttaaagtccccggctacaaggagcgccgcctctggatgagcgtttttctgtttgcttatggccttatacagctcattgagtgcggtcttagtgccagcatcggtttgtggtggtaagtagacagctgcgaaaaatatagtttaaaactctcttggtaaatagtgtggtctacggcttatcatgagatactctacctcaagcgagcaaaacctcaagacttccttaatattagattttgtgcaccagctgttacttactaatagacacagaccgccccccttgtcttaccggagccagctgttctatcttgcaaATGCAGCGTAAaccccaccagctgtatgttatccgtgtcttcgttcagccacgacttggtgaaacataagatattacagtttttaatgtcccgttggtagaatatTCATGATCGTAGCTCgtttattttgttatccaatgattgtacgttggctaataggactgatggcagattacccactcgctgtcggatccttacaaggcacccttaCCCCTGACCtacacccctctgtctctttctcaagcgaatgacggggatttgggccttgtcgggtgtctgaagtaaatccttcacgtccgactcgttaaagaaaaaaatctttgtccagtacgaggtgagtaatcgctgtcctgatatccagaagctatttttggtcataagagacagtggctgaaacattatgtacaaaatacatttcaaataacgcaaaaaaacacacactatagcacaattggttaatagtccataaaacggcagccatttcCTCCGGCTCCATTCTTTGGTGTAGATAGGAACATTGCTGAAAGACGTCCAATGGCTCTATCAAACAAGAACAACCATATCTACATGCACAAAAACAAATCGTGTGATCAGTATAATATAAAGCCTTTGCGAAATGCCCCCATCAATACCCCGGAAGCAGTCATAGGGTGTATCATTCAGGACGCAAAGCCCAgacctgccttcctcctgggtaattatgtgtgaaacacatctcactgtcTTAGAAATGCCTCGAACATGATGAAAACAAGCCCTCAGGGTGAAATTCTACTTTAACATAAAACACTGACAGCTCACTGGTGTGGGGGTAAGTCTCAATGTAAAGGCACCAATAATTTGGAACTTTGGATCTGTGAATGCCATCTAGTGGTCTTTCTTGATCTCAAGCAAGGATACCTGGCTTTGACAGATAAAATAATCTCACAtgcagtcggtcagtcagtcggTCAGCCAGTCGGACTCTGTGCAGTCAGTTGTTGAGCCTTTGTTGGGTTATTCCCACTGTGAcacagtagtatgtagtagtaacACTGTAACATAGTAGTAACACTCATATGGTTTTGTAATATCAGTTTAAACATGGACAGAATACATTAATGTCAATGAAGCTGTAATCAAAAAAGAAAACGGACCCTGATTTAAGGTAGTTTCTGAATCATTTAATCTTTAAATGACAAGTTAATTGATAGTCAATTATAGAAAGTGAAAGGGCTGCTTTACAGAATAACCAAAATGCATCTTAAACACTGCCCATCTCAGGCCCCCAGTCAACAGCCACCAACACTACTGGGCCAACCTAACCTAAGGAAAGGAAAGCAAGCAGTCATATAGATCTAAACTCATTTAAATGCCATGTAAGACGGGGTTGTGGTTTGTTGTTTACCACCACTCACACTACTGTCTTTTTCCTCTATCACACCAGCATCGCTTTCTTCTGCAACTTGATGGTCTCATAGGTGTCCTGACCTTTATGGGTCAAACCCTgtgagaggaagaacaatgaggGACTTGAAAACAACTTGAAAtccttaaaactgcattattctttgtcatttatgatatactgtaagtcataataagaataagaaaaaTGATCTTACTGCGTAAAGTCCCTCTCCTTTCTGTAAAATGGAAATTACGAGAGCTGTTATCTGCGTTGTTATCTGCTGAAGGCACACatgcacatgcgcgcacacacacacacacacaatttattttATCAGAAAAACATTTAACAGAAGAACATCATTCCTCATTTCTCCTTCCGTCTTTCTCGTGTTCTCCTTCTCTACTTATTTTTATCGGCAAAGACAGGAATTGGTGTAGAAGACTAGACACAGAGGGCGATGATGCGACCGTTTAAAGCTTTCACTACTCTTAGCTTCCACTGTAATTTGATTTTCTTTCTACGTAATCTGTCTACCGGGGTATTTCTGTGTAACAGGATATAGTGTTGCATTTTAGTCTGACTGTAATGGAAACTGTGTTTATAAGTGGCAGGGTTGGTGGTCAGTTCTTGTTAACAGGAAATTATCACAATTGCTGAAGGAGGGGGACGAAAAGCAGAACTGTGGACTTCGAGGTGACATGGTAAGACGGCATATGACTTGACATATTCCTCTTACATAGCTAGTTTGTTGAACAACCAGGATGAAACATTTCGCCAGCTGAATTTGATCAACATTCAGatgtatacatatattttttggttTGTAAAGAAAGCTGGAGTTGAATATTGGTTATTGAGAGTATTGTGTAAATTATACATGCCCAATACAcattcactttctctctcgctctttctttctctccgtcttacatacgcacacacatttttattgtacctGTGGATACCCGCCAGTGCCCTGTGGAGATCCGCCATTGTTTATGTAGATGGAATGCATCTGAGGAACATGATAAATATCGTTTTAATTAAACAGCTGTGTGAATGTGAAACATATTCTATTTATGTGGGAGCTGGTCTTCAATTGGTGAGGCATTTATATTCTTATTGATGTTTTGAATGTGCTATTATTATTGAAACATAAATAGCATTTTACAGTATGAATATTGTTAATATGGTCATGGAGATATGTGTGCACTGCATACCCTGATGTATCATATGTTTTGTGGATGGTGGGATGATTTATAATGTGTTATAGAGCGTTTATAATTCCTTACCCTCAGTCTGCAGTACAAGATGGTGAGAATGACGCCGTAGATCACGAGAATCCCATCCAGGATATAACACAGTTTCCCGTTTGGCACTTGAGCCTCTGCACACATTATGGGATCAcattgcatcatcatcatcatcatctctattccatcatgtaaaaaaaaatgtatcaaccacaaGCCTACTATTTGTATCTGTTCATGTTGTAATACTGCAAATAATGAATTATACATGTAATACACATTAGTGTTAAGAACATTGTAGTTAAATATAAAGATAAATCATCTATTGCATAGAGTGCTGTATTACTAGGCCATTAAGTTGAGGATCAGGAGTAATTATCacagtacactgagtatacatgtccctctatgtgtgtgtgtatatgtatgtatatatatagtataaatATCCCTGTCCATGATGGAATTAAAAAAGTGCTGAACATCATAATGTAAAATGAAACAGGATTCTCACCTGCAAGGCTGAAGTTCAAGAGTAGAGCGACCAAGATCAGAGATCCCCGAAACATCTTCGTAGCAGGCACAAAATGAAAGAAACGGTTAAAGAGAGTAGATGGAGAGTTGGAGTACTTGGTGTTATTTCAATGGCTGTCTGTGGGTTTCTGACACCTCTGAACAGAAAGTGCAGAGAGCTCTAGCAGGAAGTTATGGGCTCATACTGGTGTCCGTTTTAATATGCTAAAACCACATGCTTGTCCCCTTCCCACCCACAGATATACAGTACTTGTCAACTTCAGTGAGAAGAGAAGATGGAAACACAAACATGTACACATTTATGATGCATACATTATTACACTGTACCTGGATACCTCATTATGTGCCATATTGTAATTCAAAAGTATGGATACTGTGTAAGGCTACTTGTTAGTGTGATtaactttttttaaacatgtgATGTAAATATTAAATAATATGGTGGTCAGAAACGTAAACTTCAACTTAGTATGATATACATACACATGGCTAAATAAGAAGTTACTTTTCAGGGTGTTGACATGTTGTTGCATGTTGTCACTAAAGCATTGTTCACACttcaggccttaatgctcaaatcagttttgtttttcaaattcgtTTAGGAATattgactgtccaaacagcaagttacaagtaaCCAAATCGGATTTGTGcatgttcagacagcagtcattagctgacatggctacgctATTTGTCATAGTAATGACAGGCGTGTgcacagtggtgtaggctgattggcgGTGGTGCTCCTGCTTCCTATCACACAGAAGTTCTGTAGCAAGCTGAGGTGACAACAATGGCTGCCATGGACATTTCCCAGTtgatttgaatgttcaaaatcatagtgtaagaacccttttaaagcctcaaaggataagatccAACTTTCTAAATGAGTTTgcctagccacagcagtcaactagctaggtagcttttttgctttctagcacattcactactTTGTAAACAATTATCTAGTTacctaccacatgttcttgtcaacaaagtagctagcaagcaacaggatatgccaaataacattctaaaaatcacttgagggcaaataaatcagatttgaccattcagacacaagtcgcatggccaggtatcaatcaaattgatttctAAAGCcctcagccgatgtcacaaagtgcaatacagaaacccagcctaaaaccccaaacagcaagcaatgcagatgtagaagcatggcggctaggaaaaactccccagaaaggcaggaacctaggaagaaacctatagaggaaccaggctctgaggggtggccagtcctcttctggctgtgccggttggagattataacagtacatggccaagatgttcaaatgttcatagatgaccagcagggtcaaataataataattacagtggttggtcagcacctcaggagtaaatgtcagttggcttttcatagccaagcattcagagttcaaaacagcaggtgcggtagagagagtcgaaaacagcaggtccgggacaaggtagcacatccggtgaacaggtcaaggtaccatagccgcaggcagaacagttgaaactgtatCAGATTTGTGTCTTGAAATTTCCTATTACATGTACTTTTTGACTGTTCAGACCGCAGGAAAAAGAACAAATTCGAATCAGATATGCCAAAAAATAGgatgagtcacttcaaactgccaatatGAACAAGGCTTAAAAGCTATATTGAATTGAATAATGGGGTActatgcacacaaaaaaaaagacaatggaACTGATCAGGGAAAAAAAAGTTTTAGGTAAGAAAGGGAAGTTTAAACTCAATCTGAATTATTTTTTATCCTTCTCTGAATTATAAAGGAGCTCTGAGATCAGGgattagatatactgtagattgCTTCTTGTTTAAAGATCTCACATATTCCATTAAGTCTTTAATCATCTTCTAATCAGTAGGCTTACCATACTCTTTTTGCTAACAGGGCAGGATAATGATAACCTCTTACAACCATCTGGAACTCTCCCAAGATTACGTTCTGTTTCACTACACAGATTTCAGCGGTAGTCAGTCTGGTAATATGAGGCTAGGAAAATGACAGACAGTGCTTCACACAATCACAACTCGGTGTGTGTGAgaaaaaggagtgagagagaacaggtgcACAGGAAAATGGTTTAATAATGTCAAAAACATCTAGCACACTATACAAGCTACtattattaataaaataaaaaatacaagtcaaATGTACACGTGTACAAGCTGTCCTCTTTTCCAAAAGtaaatgtttcatttttattGAATTGCATTATAACTTAGGCatcttaaaaaaaagaaacaaacaagctCATCATATAAAATGTACCTAAACCCTAAATTCTAGAATCCCTAAAAAACTGGAACAATCATTTGCATTCTGTCATCCAGATGTTCTCATCAGTTATGTCAACTAGTTCTGAACTTTGCTTCATTGGTTGTTCTCACAGAAATGAAGGGCATTTCTGCTTGAATTAAAATGACTGGCAGTCATAGTGGCTCAGTTGTCCAAAAGAAGGTAGACAACAGTTTGGAGCAGTTCAAGTCTCAACACCAGGCTGCCAGTTACAGTATGTCTTGGTTAGAACCGAGAAGTTTAGTGATCAGAGAAGTGGTTCTTTGCCAGAGATGACCGGACAGCGTTTCGTAGATCACACATGGGTAAGGCTGTTGGATGCAGCAATCATACTGTGCTTGTTTCAATATGTGGCACAATCTGGTGATTTGCTACAACTGCAGAGGACTTGCAGTGAGGATACAATCACATGTTCCTGGtcagagggagatggatggaggacaGTGGACACAGGGTAAAGACAAGAGGAGTCCATTCAAAAAAGCTTAATTGAACTACAGGTTATTCAGGACAGTCTGTCTGAGAAAGCTGTCCCAAGGCAGGGATGTATTCTCAGACTTCCTCATTCAATGTTACCAAAATCATGATAACGTGTGTAAAAAGGCAAGCGTAAAATTAAATGAGAGCCACATATACACAGAATATATGACTCCTTACAACATACAGTCTCAGGTACAACAAGCTCAGGAATGTAGTTCCTTCCCAAACAGATGGAGACAGTTGGCCTACAGGCAACAAGAAAAACCTTAATTCAATACGTATACATTCAGTAATAAAAAAGTCACACCCTATATAAAACAGGCCTAATCATCACTTCAAGCACAACACACTGGCAATGAGTAGAAGCAGTATACCAACTTTGCAGTCAGCTgacttacattttagtcatttagcagacactcttatctagagtgacttacaggagcagttaTGGtaaagtgctttgctcaagggcacactggCAGATTTCCCAGCTGGTCGActcgggattcgaaccagcaacctcttggttactggcccaacgcttttaacCGTCAGGCTGAATGCCACCTTTGAGAGTTGTACTCTGATTGGTCCTTTCATAAGACATGACACAACACCTCTAAcggggtcatggctagaaggaatccagcttttgtcaaattaacgttaGGTTGactttcgtagcaggttaggagaattaacgtaccAGGTTAAGATATATAAGGTTAAGAAAAGGGTTAAAATGCAACTTttgatgttaatttgacaaaagctggatccatTCTAGCCATGACCCTCTAGCAGTCAGATAGTGATCTTTATGTGATGAGTCTACTACACAGCGATGTATTCCAGTGGTTGCAGTCAAAGTAGCAAAAAATGCTGTTATTCATCAGAATAAATCTAGGCCAATGCTCCCTTTGGAAAAACAAGGGAATTTTACAGTGTATCATGAAGTCATGGTCAAGGCATCCATCTTCTTTCTATGGAAGATTGTAGCTTCATCACAATCTGTTAACATCCATGACAATGGTTCAATAGGAGATTACATGATCTAGCACCCTGCGTATCCCAGTAGGATGAGGGGCCTCCACTGACCCACTCTACACAGAGGTCTCCGACTGTAGCCTCATCACAAACTTGTGGCTCTTGGGGTCGATAAACTCCTCACCAATACGCAGGAAGGGGAGGGGCTGCACCGTGACAACCAGGGAGAAGTCAAGGCGGCGCAGGGAGAAGACCAGACCCTGACGCAGGGCAGAGGTCACCGGCTCCTCACTCactagagtccaatggcgcccCCTGCCGTTCTCACACTGGTACTGCAATGTAGGGCCCGGGCTGAGGTAACGCTCCAGGAAAGCCTGAAAAGACAAAAATACAGCCTTTCAAAATCAACCTTAGTGAGGAAGACCTGTGAATGGGTACAGAGTAGATGAGTAGTTAAGCACAAGTGACTGTTTGAATTGTAGATCTGATCAAATGCATGCTATTTATCCCAAAAGCTGTTGTAACATTATACCCAGGAAGTGACACAATGTATCCCTTCTCTTTGCGGGTTATACATTATAGACAAGTGAACATGATACGTTGTTTCTCACCTTGGGGGTCATGTTGTGAGTGATACAGAACTGCAGGTGTGTGAGGATGCTCTCCATGCTGTGGTAGGGCTGCTGGCGTGTGGTCCTCAGGTACTTCTGCATGGCCCGGGCCATGGGGGCGAAGATGGCCTGAGCCGCCTCCCGGGGGTCCATCACCTCACGGGGGTGTTTGGGAGACGATGCTGCGGGGTCATCATCCTGGAGACGCTTGATGTGGGTGAAGGCCTCTTCCACTGCCACTACCAGCCTGGACAACACAACAATCATCATTATGATCACCATCAtcatgctcccgagtggcgcagcggtctaaggcactgtatctcagtgcaagggctgtcactgcagtccctggttcgaatccaggctgcatcacatccgcacgtgattgggagtcacatacagcggcgcacaattggcccagtttcATCCgagttaggccgtcattgtaaataataatttgttcttaacggacctgcctagttaaataaagattaaatatttGATTATTCTTTGAAATTTTTTAAAATCATGATACAGGAGAGCTTAATGGATAGTGTCATCAGTACTGTGGCTGAAATACACTATGAAAGGGACTGGTCATTCTCTAGCAACGTACATAACAaaattcactaaacacaaacagaACAGGGACATTAACAGGGTTTGTCCCTCTGTAATCACTTAAAAGTATATTATAGAAATGTATAGGAAACAGGATGTTGTCCGTCTTACCTGGCCTTCCGCTTGCGGCACCTGCGGTCCAGCTCGGCCTCCTCGTAGTAATACTCACTGTGAGAGTTGTCTCTCCTGCGGGCTGCAGCAGCAATCATGGCCCGGGACTGACTGTTGGTGTTATTGGTGCTGTTCTCTGTGGATCAAGACATATACATCAATcagtggatggatgaatggagtgAGGTAGGGGTTGGTTAGTTGGTGTATGaatggatggatagagggatgagGTAGAGAAAGTAAGTAGTCTACAATGCTATTTACCATCCAGAGAGTAGACTTTGAATCCAGACATCTTCTTGGAGAGGATAGACTTGGGCAGGTTGAGCAGCGCAGGGTTGTAGACAGGGAAGTCCCTGTAGTACTGATCCAGCACCCACACTGCTGCCCTCTGGacactggaacacacagacaccatcAGCATCACATTGAGCATACAGTAACAGCTATAATGTACATACTTGCCCTGTGTAAAAACATGACAGGATGGACCATCATCATCGTGAGATCCATCGTCATCATAATCTTTATCATTGTGTTAGTAATGATCATCCTCATCCTATGACACActacagtcacacacagacagcagactgaCCTGAGGTGTCCCACGTTGTAGAAGCGGCTAGCCCCATCTGTCGTGCGCACCACCTTGAGGCAGAAGGCAGGCTGCAGGTGTCTGACCTCCAGTAGCACCAGGGCCAGGTACTGGATAAAGAGCAGCGCGTCCACCAGCGACGCCGCATACTCCACGATGCCTCTATAGTCCCTTTCCCGGGGCTCCAGCACACGCACGCCATAGAACAGCCAGTAGGACGCCACGAACAGGAACACCAGCACCATGAACAGGCAGCGGAAGACGAAGAAGCGGGGCAGGGTGGCGCGCGGCGGGCGCAGGAACAGAGcccaggaggagatgaggagcacCAGGAGCTTGAAGGCCAGAGAGACGTATAGACCCTCGCAGGGCGTGCCGCAGGGCTCCAGGGCCTCACGCCACAGCAGCTGGGGGAGGACCAGGAAGGCCAGGGGGGTGAACAGGGCGAACAGGCCCAGGCAGCCACCCAGCACAGGCCCCAGGAAGCGCTTGCATTCCAGGGGAGACGATTCCTCCAGCTCCTTGGAGACGCGCGTCAGGTCCTCGTTGGAAACGCTGTGTTCTGATGTGCCTGTGACCACAGTGGTGGTCTCACCCC containing:
- the fcer1gl gene encoding high affinity immunoglobulin epsilon receptor subunit gamma isoform X1, with protein sequence MFRGSLILVALLLNFSLAEAQVPNGKLCYILDGILVIYGVILTILYCRLRMHSIYINNGGSPQGTGGYPQQITTQITALVISILQKGEGLYAGLTHKGQDTYETIKLQKKAMLV
- the fcer1gl gene encoding high affinity immunoglobulin epsilon receptor subunit gamma isoform X2; the encoded protein is MFRGSLILVALLLNFSLAEAQVPNGKLCYILDGILVIYGVILTILYCRLRMHSIYINNGGSPQGTGGYPQITTQITALVISILQKGEGLYAGLTHKGQDTYETIKLQKKAMLV
- the fcer1gl gene encoding high affinity immunoglobulin epsilon receptor subunit gamma isoform X3 produces the protein MFRGSLILVALLLNFSLAEAQVPNGKLCYILDGILVIYGVILTILYCRLRMHSIYINNGGSPQGTGGYPQKGEGLYAGLTHKGQDTYETIKLQKKAMLV
- the LOC111956648 gene encoding vang-like protein 2, translated to MDNESQYSGYSYKSSHSRSSRKHRDRRDRHRSKSRDGSSRGDKSVTVHAPGEPLLDAESTRGDDRDDNWGETTTVVTGTSEHSVSNEDLTRVSKELEESSPLECKRFLGPVLGGCLGLFALFTPLAFLVLPQLLWREALEPCGTPCEGLYVSLAFKLLVLLISSWALFLRPPRATLPRFFVFRCLFMVLVFLFVASYWLFYGVRVLEPRERDYRGIVEYAASLVDALLFIQYLALVLLEVRHLQPAFCLKVVRTTDGASRFYNVGHLSVQRAAVWVLDQYYRDFPVYNPALLNLPKSILSKKMSGFKVYSLDENSTNNTNSQSRAMIAAAARRRDNSHSEYYYEEAELDRRCRKRKARLVVAVEEAFTHIKRLQDDDPAASSPKHPREVMDPREAAQAIFAPMARAMQKYLRTTRQQPYHSMESILTHLQFCITHNMTPKAFLERYLSPGPTLQYQCENGRGRHWTLVSEEPVTSALRQGLVFSLRRLDFSLVVTVQPLPFLRIGEEFIDPKSHKFVMRLQSETSV